Proteins from one Hyperolius riggenbachi isolate aHypRig1 chromosome 4, aHypRig1.pri, whole genome shotgun sequence genomic window:
- the LOC137504832 gene encoding zinc finger protein 25-like, which yields MRESTLARSHIPLLSVGNSLMNDKLRFQCKLFPTLNKGIWLLANVDSLMSQGLIYFQNISHTHHSEANPHSCTECGKCFGNKSQLLGHQRIHTCEKPYPCSECGKGFAQKTHLFVHRRSHTGVKPYSCADCGKCFVCKSQLVTHERSHTGEKPFSRSECGKCYVNKSRLVKHQKTHTGEKPYFCTECGKSFVQKSQLVTHQRSHSGLKPYSCAECGKDFGRKLQPDAYLEGCIWGT from the coding sequence ATGAGAGAATCCACATTGGCGAGAAGCCATATTCCTTTGTTGAGTGTGGGAAACAGTTTGATGAACGACAAGCTGCGATTTCAGTGCAAACTGTTTCCCACACTCAACAAAGGAATATGGCTTCTCGCCAATGTGGATTCTCTCATGTCTCAAGGTCTGATTtacttccaaaacatttcccacactcatcactCAGAAGCAAATCCACATtcttgtactgagtgtgggaaatgttttggaaacaAATCACAACTTTTGGGTCATCAAAGAATTCACACTTGCGAAAAACCATATCCCTGCAGTGAGTGCGGGAAGGGGTTTGCGCAGAAAACGCACCTTTTTGTACATCGGAGATCCCACACGGGAGTGAAGCCATATTCCTGTGCcgattgtgggaaatgttttgtatgcaAGTCAcagcttgtcacacatgagagatctcacacgggTGAGAAACCGTTTtcacgttctgagtgtgggaaatgttatgtgAACAAGTCCCGTCTTGTCAAACATCAAaagactcacactggtgagaagccatatttctgtactgagtgtgggaaatcttttgtTCAGAAGTCACAGCTTGTTACACATCAGAGATCTCACTCAGGGTTGAAGCCgtactcatgtgctgagtgtgggaaagattTTGGACGTAAATTACAGCcagacgcgtatctggagggGTGCATATGGGGCACCTGA